From the genome of Desulfofundulus luciae, one region includes:
- a CDS encoding ArsR/SmtB family transcription factor, with translation MNERIPRMKADILKALAHPTRVSILECLRQGERCVCEIIEELDMEQSNVSQHLAVLKKLDIVDSRKEGLRVNYRVKYPEVFQILDLLDGVLVSQVEDTMSTLKSLRKKELKK, from the coding sequence ATGAATGAACGCATTCCCCGCATGAAGGCGGATATATTAAAAGCCCTGGCCCACCCCACCCGGGTGAGCATTCTGGAATGCCTGCGGCAGGGGGAACGGTGCGTCTGTGAAATCATCGAAGAGCTGGATATGGAGCAGTCCAACGTATCCCAGCACCTGGCGGTTTTGAAAAAGCTGGACATTGTCGACTCCCGCAAAGAAGGGCTGCGGGTGAATTACCGGGTAAAATACCCCGAAGTATTTCAAATTCTTGACCTCCTGGACGGCGTGCTGGTGTCACAGGTGGAGGATACCATGTCTACTTTAAAGAGCCTGCGCAAAAAAGAGCTGAAGAAATAG
- a CDS encoding type III pantothenate kinase, translating into MILVFDVGNTNIVLGVYKGQELLEHWRLSTNPHRTADEYGMLLRDLFQYAGISRRDIKALVISSVVPPLMLALEQMSEKYFGVKPLVVGPGIKTGLAIKYDNPREVGADRIVNAVAGYELYGGPLIIVDFGTATTFDAISARGEYLGGAIAPGIGISTEALFARAAKLPRVELVRPPAVIGKNTVSSMQAGIIFGFVGQVDEIVRRMKAELGGNPTVLATGGLAELIARESRTIDRVDPLLTLKGLRLIYERNLPTVR; encoded by the coding sequence ATGATCCTGGTATTTGACGTTGGGAATACAAATATTGTTCTGGGGGTATATAAAGGCCAGGAATTGCTGGAGCACTGGCGGCTGTCCACCAATCCCCACCGTACCGCCGATGAATACGGGATGCTGCTTCGAGACCTTTTCCAGTATGCGGGCATTTCCCGCCGGGACATCAAGGCCCTGGTTATATCATCGGTGGTGCCGCCTTTAATGCTGGCCCTGGAACAGATGAGCGAGAAGTATTTTGGCGTCAAACCCCTGGTGGTGGGGCCCGGGATCAAGACGGGCCTGGCTATTAAATATGATAACCCCCGGGAGGTGGGTGCCGACCGCATTGTCAATGCGGTGGCGGGGTACGAGCTTTACGGCGGGCCGTTGATCATTGTTGATTTTGGCACGGCCACCACCTTTGACGCCATATCGGCCAGGGGAGAATACCTGGGCGGTGCCATTGCCCCGGGTATCGGCATTTCCACCGAGGCCCTCTTCGCCCGGGCCGCCAAGCTGCCCCGGGTTGAGCTGGTCAGGCCGCCGGCGGTGATTGGCAAGAACACCGTCAGCAGCATGCAGGCGGGGATCATCTTTGGCTTTGTGGGTCAGGTGGATGAAATTGTGCGCCGGATGAAGGCCGAGCTGGGGGGGAACCCCACCGTGCTGGCCACCGGCGGCCTGGCTGAGCTTATTGCCCGGGAGTCCCGCACCATCGACCGGGTGGATCCCCTGTTGACCCTGAAGGGCCTGCGCCTGATTTACGAACGCAATTTGCCGACGGTGAGATGA
- the dusB gene encoding tRNA dihydrouridine synthase DusB → MTVKLLIGDVELANPVIAAPMAGVTDRAYRILVREAGCGLVFTEMISDQALIYGNPRTRIILEHGGEKGPLAVQIFGSNPDYMARAAEIVAGEGADIIDINMGCPTPKIVKNGEGAALMKNPELAAEIVSRVAARVKVPVTVKMRKGWDEANVNAVEMARLVEAAGAAAVTVHGRTRAQFYSGQADWDIIRRVKEAVGIPVIGNGDVRTPLDARRMLEETGCDGVMIGRASMGNPWIFSRTVHYLATGELLPEPSWEEKIRTALRHLDLLVALKGEHIGVLEMRKHAAWYLKGLRGAARLREKINRAGSVQEMKDILTGILDGGYL, encoded by the coding sequence ATGACGGTGAAGTTATTGATCGGTGACGTTGAACTGGCCAATCCGGTAATTGCCGCCCCCATGGCCGGGGTTACCGACCGGGCCTACCGCATCCTGGTCCGGGAGGCCGGCTGCGGCCTGGTCTTCACGGAGATGATCAGCGACCAGGCTTTAATCTACGGCAATCCCCGCACCCGGATAATTCTCGAGCACGGGGGCGAGAAAGGCCCCCTGGCCGTGCAGATCTTCGGTTCCAACCCCGACTACATGGCCCGGGCGGCGGAAATTGTTGCCGGCGAGGGCGCCGATATCATAGACATCAACATGGGCTGCCCTACGCCGAAAATCGTTAAAAACGGCGAAGGGGCGGCCCTGATGAAAAACCCGGAACTGGCCGCCGAGATTGTGTCCCGGGTGGCGGCCCGGGTAAAGGTGCCGGTCACGGTCAAAATGCGCAAGGGTTGGGATGAAGCGAACGTTAATGCTGTGGAAATGGCCCGCCTGGTGGAAGCGGCCGGGGCTGCGGCGGTGACCGTTCACGGGCGTACCCGGGCCCAGTTCTACAGCGGGCAGGCCGACTGGGACATCATCCGCCGGGTAAAGGAGGCGGTGGGCATCCCGGTGATTGGCAACGGGGATGTGCGCACGCCCCTGGATGCCAGGCGGATGCTGGAGGAGACGGGCTGTGACGGCGTGATGATCGGGCGGGCCTCCATGGGCAACCCCTGGATTTTTTCCCGCACGGTGCATTACCTGGCCACCGGTGAGCTCCTGCCCGAACCCAGCTGGGAAGAAAAGATCCGCACCGCCCTGCGGCACCTCGATCTCCTGGTAGCGCTAAAGGGGGAGCACATCGGGGTGCTGGAAATGCGCAAGCACGCAGCCTGGTACCTGAAGGGGCTGCGGGGCGCTGCCCGGCTGCGGGAGAAAATAAACAGGGCCGGTTCGGTACAGGAAATGAAGGATATTTTAACGGGAATCCTTGATGGAGGATACTTATAA
- a CDS encoding helix-turn-helix domain-containing protein produces MDLIRIGEKIISRRRIDQYVSRMLELRAKGLSQAEVAGRLGVDRTLVSRLESLGEVRKGKRIAVVGFPIKNKEELQSALDKEGVDFVLLMTEAERWDFVRSQSGLELVNTMMELIAGAHAYDQVVVIGSSKRIKIIEAVLDKPVLGYEIGESPIQEDKYVNPDEIVKLIRAVKL; encoded by the coding sequence GTGGATCTCATCCGCATTGGCGAAAAAATCATCAGCCGGCGCCGCATCGACCAGTACGTTTCCAGGATGCTTGAGCTGCGGGCTAAGGGCTTATCCCAGGCGGAAGTGGCCGGTCGTTTGGGCGTGGACCGGACACTGGTGAGCCGCCTGGAGAGCCTGGGCGAAGTCCGGAAAGGCAAGCGGATTGCCGTGGTTGGCTTTCCCATCAAAAACAAGGAAGAGCTCCAGTCCGCCCTGGATAAAGAAGGGGTGGATTTCGTGCTCCTCATGACCGAAGCCGAACGCTGGGACTTTGTACGGAGCCAAAGCGGTCTTGAGCTGGTTAATACCATGATGGAATTAATAGCCGGGGCGCACGCCTATGACCAGGTAGTGGTCATCGGGTCCAGCAAAAGAATTAAAATTATTGAAGCGGTGCTGGATAAGCCCGTTTTAGGTTACGAAATTGGTGAATCGCCCATACAGGAAGATAAATATGTCAACCCCGACGAAATTGTGAAACTGATCCGGGCAGTTAAGCTTTGA
- a CDS encoding SDR family NAD(P)-dependent oxidoreductase, giving the protein MEKFAFIIHPLDVRDVARKFPFTRYLPGRWVESAFRLVPPMKVSHITGVKTPYGEAEGWFVACPLTARQMLELPEDFVLERIIQAGRVAEKLGAGIVGLGAFTSVVGDAGITVAKNLNIAVTTGNSYTVATAIEGTKEAARLMGHDLRRAHIVVLGATGSIGRVCALMLAREATRMTLVARDKSRLEQVAAKILYETGLAVTITSDVKKALRTAQVIIAVTSAVDTLIGPEDLLPGAVVCDVSRPRNVSRQVAEQRDDVLVIEGGVVEVPGEVNFNFNFGFPPGTAYACMSETMILALEKRYENFSLGRDITIEQVEEIRALARKHGFKLAGLRSFERAIDPREIERIRARAESRLNALGEQQLVGVAP; this is encoded by the coding sequence GTGGAAAAATTTGCTTTTATCATTCACCCTCTCGATGTCCGGGATGTGGCCAGGAAGTTTCCCTTCACCCGTTACCTTCCCGGGCGCTGGGTTGAAAGCGCCTTCCGGCTGGTGCCTCCCATGAAGGTGTCCCATATTACCGGTGTGAAAACCCCTTACGGGGAAGCGGAGGGCTGGTTTGTGGCCTGCCCCCTTACCGCCAGGCAGATGCTGGAATTGCCGGAGGATTTTGTGCTGGAACGGATTATTCAGGCGGGGCGGGTGGCCGAGAAACTGGGAGCCGGCATTGTTGGCCTGGGAGCCTTTACCTCCGTGGTGGGGGATGCGGGCATTACCGTGGCCAAAAACCTGAATATAGCCGTGACCACGGGTAATAGCTATACTGTGGCCACGGCCATTGAGGGGACAAAGGAAGCGGCCCGCCTGATGGGGCACGATTTGCGCCGGGCACACATTGTGGTGCTGGGAGCTACCGGTTCCATCGGTAGGGTTTGTGCCCTCATGCTGGCCCGGGAGGCCACCAGGATGACCCTGGTGGCCAGGGATAAATCCAGGCTGGAACAGGTGGCGGCGAAAATTCTTTATGAAACCGGCCTGGCGGTGACCATCACCTCTGACGTGAAGAAGGCCCTGCGGACGGCCCAGGTGATAATTGCCGTCACCAGCGCGGTGGACACCCTGATCGGGCCGGAAGACCTTTTGCCGGGGGCCGTGGTGTGTGACGTTTCCCGCCCCCGCAATGTGAGCCGCCAGGTGGCCGAACAGAGGGATGACGTGCTGGTGATCGAAGGCGGTGTGGTGGAGGTGCCCGGTGAAGTCAATTTTAACTTTAACTTTGGTTTTCCGCCCGGCACGGCTTACGCCTGCATGTCCGAAACCATGATTTTAGCCCTGGAAAAAAGATATGAGAATTTTTCCCTGGGGCGTGACATAACCATTGAACAGGTGGAGGAAATCAGGGCCCTGGCCAGAAAACACGGTTTCAAGCTGGCCGGTTTGCGCAGCTTTGAGCGGGCCATTGATCCCCGGGAAATCGAGCGCATCCGTGCCCGGGCCGAAAGCCGCCTTAACGCGCTGGGGGAGCAGCAACTGGTGGGGGTAGCCCCTTGA
- the greA gene encoding transcription elongation factor GreA, giving the protein MKEKEVILTLEGLKKLEKELEELKTIRRREVAARIKQAIEFGDISENSEYEDAKNEQAFIEGRILTLEQMLRNARVIDDERTGTDEVVLGSTVRLKDLEFGDEVEYTIVGSVEADPGAHKISNESPVGKAILGQRKGSIVEVSVPAGLLKYQIMDIR; this is encoded by the coding sequence ATGAAGGAAAAGGAAGTAATTTTAACCCTTGAGGGCTTAAAAAAGCTCGAAAAGGAACTGGAAGAGCTAAAAACCATCCGTCGCCGCGAAGTAGCCGCCCGCATTAAGCAGGCCATTGAATTTGGAGATATCAGTGAAAACTCGGAATACGAGGATGCCAAAAACGAGCAAGCCTTTATTGAAGGCCGTATTTTAACACTGGAGCAGATGCTGCGCAACGCCAGGGTTATTGACGATGAGCGTACGGGAACGGATGAAGTAGTCCTTGGTTCTACCGTCCGTCTCAAAGACCTGGAGTTTGGCGACGAAGTTGAATATACCATTGTTGGCTCCGTGGAGGCCGATCCCGGAGCTCATAAAATTTCTAACGAGTCTCCCGTAGGCAAGGCCATCCTGGGCCAGCGCAAGGGGAGTATCGTGGAAGTTTCCGTGCCGGCAGGCCTGCTTAAATACCAGATTATGGATATACGTTAA
- the lysS gene encoding lysine--tRNA ligase: MTEKESIELKPEDLHELLRVRLEKLEELKAQGIEPYGGRYPRTHLAAWITEHYEECEGQEVCIAGRLMARRGHGKASFGNLRDSSGQIQIYLRLNDVGAETYNLFQRLDIGDIIGVRGKVFKTRTGEITVAVEELTLLAKSLRPLPEKWHGLKDVDLRYRQRYLDLIVNPEVKNTFIIRSRVIHAIRNFLERRGFLEVETPMMHPIAGGAAARPFITHHNALDMNLYLRIAPELYLKRLLVGGFEKVYEINRNFRNEGISTKHNPEFTMLELYQAYADYHDMMDLTEEMISTVASEVLGTTTVTYQGVEINLAPPWKRQTMLEAVKEHTGLDFNRYRDDGERARRAARELGVEVEEKDGWGTVLNKVFEEKVEPQLIQPIFIMDYPIEISPLAKRKTEDPALTYRFELFIYGREMANAFSELNDPIDQKARFLKQVEKRRAGDEEAHMLDEDYITALEYGMPPAGGLGIGIDRLVMLLTDSPSIRDVILFPLMRPKE, from the coding sequence ATGACGGAAAAGGAAAGTATAGAACTCAAACCGGAAGATTTACATGAACTGCTGCGCGTGCGCCTGGAAAAACTGGAGGAACTCAAGGCACAGGGGATCGAGCCCTACGGCGGGCGCTACCCGCGCACCCACCTTGCCGCCTGGATTACCGAGCACTACGAGGAGTGCGAGGGGCAAGAGGTATGTATTGCCGGCCGCTTAATGGCCCGGCGTGGCCACGGCAAAGCCAGTTTCGGCAACCTCAGGGACAGCTCGGGGCAGATTCAGATCTACCTGCGGCTCAACGATGTGGGTGCCGAAACTTATAACTTGTTCCAGCGGCTGGACATAGGGGATATCATCGGCGTGCGGGGCAAGGTTTTTAAAACCCGCACCGGTGAAATCACCGTGGCCGTGGAGGAGCTGACCCTGCTGGCCAAGTCCCTGCGCCCCCTGCCGGAAAAATGGCACGGCTTGAAGGATGTTGACCTGCGCTACCGCCAGCGTTACCTGGACCTGATCGTCAATCCCGAGGTTAAAAACACCTTTATCATCCGGAGCCGGGTGATCCACGCCATCCGGAATTTCCTGGAGAGGCGGGGTTTCCTGGAAGTAGAAACGCCCATGATGCACCCCATTGCCGGCGGTGCGGCGGCCAGGCCTTTTATTACCCATCACAACGCCCTGGATATGAATCTTTACCTGCGCATTGCCCCCGAACTTTACCTCAAGCGCCTGCTGGTGGGCGGGTTTGAAAAGGTTTACGAAATAAACCGGAATTTTCGCAATGAAGGCATTTCCACCAAGCACAACCCGGAGTTCACCATGCTGGAACTGTACCAGGCCTATGCCGACTACCACGACATGATGGATCTCACCGAAGAAATGATTTCCACCGTGGCCTCCGAGGTGCTGGGTACTACCACCGTCACCTACCAGGGAGTCGAGATTAATCTTGCGCCGCCCTGGAAAAGGCAGACCATGCTGGAGGCAGTCAAGGAACATACCGGGCTGGATTTTAACCGGTACCGGGATGACGGGGAGAGAGCCCGCCGGGCGGCCCGGGAGCTGGGGGTAGAGGTGGAGGAAAAGGACGGGTGGGGCACCGTCCTGAACAAGGTGTTCGAGGAAAAAGTGGAGCCGCAGTTGATCCAGCCCATTTTTATCATGGACTACCCCATTGAAATTTCACCCCTGGCCAAGCGGAAAACGGAGGATCCCGCCCTGACGTACCGTTTTGAGCTGTTTATTTACGGCCGGGAGATGGCCAATGCCTTCTCCGAACTCAACGATCCCATCGATCAAAAGGCCCGCTTCCTCAAGCAGGTGGAGAAGCGCCGGGCGGGGGACGAGGAAGCCCACATGCTGGACGAGGATTACATTACCGCCCTGGAATACGGCATGCCGCCCGCGGGAGGTCTGGGCATCGGCATTGACCGGCTGGTGATGCTGCTGACCGATTCCCCGTCCATCCGGGATGTAATCCTCTTCCCGTTAATGCGGCCAAAGGAGTAA
- a CDS encoding chloride channel protein, with amino-acid sequence MITLKRTLIERVRSFDQPILLFLSLFIGIACGFLAAGYYHLIRLLRWIFTGFANPFISQNGYVIFIPVAGGLLIALLNYHFLHSSSHSYGIPAVIEFISLQGKRNRPRTVVTRALTSAISIGAGGAAGKQASIVQMGLEISAFIGEKLNLQDKKVKLLVICGVAAVIGAAYNTPLGGAIFVSEIIINQFNINQFSLLAIASTVATAVYRGIVGDASKFTAPEYIFKNPAELPWYLILGLLCGVAGVLYLKLAFKSEAVFKDIRDRLKGKIQMIIPVLAGLVMGIIFYAVPLSFGRGTQGINMVLNGELTEPWLMVLLLVLKLFNVALTMGAWSTGAGYRAGLFVGAMLGGTYGIAIHYLVPESISPSATFALVGMAGVFSGFAQAPLTAMVMMSEMTRNFQLIIPLAITCVVSAYISRVLSTETLYTARLIQRGLDVINARRPDILRNLYVREAMTTPVESLPSDMTVREAYMVTKHKPYGGFPVTAKNGVLIGIITIDDIIQFLGEGKVKTRLSEVAVRHPVTLNPGNSLQDAACKLARYGINHLPVVDENNRPVGMVTRKDIIRAYNKDIERAASTVQAGKSRTPPSGKLTDQNSSATEVNM; translated from the coding sequence ATGATTACACTAAAAAGAACGCTTATCGAGCGGGTCCGCAGTTTTGACCAGCCTATCTTGCTTTTCCTGTCACTGTTCATCGGAATAGCCTGCGGCTTTCTGGCCGCAGGCTATTACCACCTGATCAGATTACTGCGATGGATTTTTACCGGTTTCGCTAATCCATTCATTTCTCAGAATGGCTATGTAATTTTTATCCCGGTGGCAGGGGGGTTACTCATCGCGCTACTGAATTATCATTTTCTCCATAGCTCTTCACACAGTTACGGGATACCTGCTGTTATTGAATTCATCAGCCTGCAAGGCAAACGCAACCGCCCGCGCACAGTAGTCACAAGAGCCCTGACCTCCGCCATCTCTATCGGTGCCGGTGGCGCTGCCGGTAAACAGGCTTCCATCGTTCAGATGGGGCTGGAAATCAGCGCTTTTATTGGTGAGAAACTGAACCTTCAGGACAAGAAAGTAAAGCTGCTGGTAATATGCGGTGTGGCTGCGGTGATTGGTGCTGCATACAATACCCCTCTGGGTGGGGCAATTTTCGTTTCTGAAATAATCATCAATCAGTTCAACATTAATCAATTCAGCCTGCTGGCTATTGCTTCCACGGTAGCAACAGCGGTCTACCGCGGGATCGTTGGCGATGCGTCAAAATTCACTGCTCCCGAATATATTTTCAAAAATCCGGCTGAACTCCCCTGGTACCTCATTTTAGGGTTACTCTGCGGTGTCGCGGGCGTATTATATCTTAAACTGGCCTTCAAATCAGAAGCGGTTTTTAAAGATATACGAGATCGCCTGAAAGGAAAAATACAGATGATTATCCCGGTATTGGCAGGCCTGGTTATGGGAATTATTTTCTATGCCGTTCCCTTATCTTTCGGTCGGGGCACCCAGGGCATTAACATGGTGCTTAACGGTGAATTGACGGAACCGTGGTTGATGGTTCTGCTGCTGGTTTTAAAACTTTTCAATGTTGCCCTGACCATGGGGGCATGGTCTACCGGCGCCGGCTACAGGGCCGGACTGTTTGTTGGTGCTATGCTGGGCGGTACATATGGCATTGCCATTCATTACCTGGTGCCGGAATCCATTTCTCCGTCAGCCACCTTTGCTCTCGTGGGCATGGCTGGGGTTTTCAGTGGCTTCGCACAGGCACCCCTGACAGCAATGGTAATGATGTCAGAAATGACCAGAAACTTCCAGCTTATCATTCCACTGGCCATTACCTGCGTGGTATCTGCTTATATCTCCAGAGTGCTGAGCACCGAAACCCTGTACACGGCCAGGCTCATCCAGCGCGGCCTGGACGTGATTAACGCACGGCGACCCGATATTTTAAGAAACCTGTACGTGCGTGAGGCCATGACCACTCCCGTAGAAAGCCTTCCCAGCGATATGACCGTCCGTGAGGCCTATATGGTCACAAAGCACAAGCCTTACGGCGGCTTCCCGGTAACTGCAAAAAACGGAGTTTTAATAGGCATAATCACCATCGATGATATCATCCAGTTCCTCGGTGAAGGCAAGGTCAAAACCAGGTTGAGCGAAGTAGCAGTACGGCATCCGGTAACCCTGAATCCAGGGAATTCCTTGCAGGATGCGGCCTGCAAGCTGGCCCGTTACGGGATTAATCACCTGCCGGTGGTAGACGAAAACAATCGCCCTGTAGGTATGGTTACGCGCAAAGATATCATCCGCGCCTACAACAAAGACATCGAACGAGCGGCCAGTACTGTACAGGCCGGCAAGAGCAGAACCCCTCCCTCGGGGAAGCTAACCGATCAAAACAGCAGTGCCACGGAAGTGAACATGTAG
- a CDS encoding DsrE family protein translates to MKKIKVLFHVNESDKWQRALVNITNFLNDVGQGGADIEVVANGEAVSVFRTRCLLTGVGGECCGTASGSLVDQMKNLSEMGVSFVACRNALKAQSIDEENLPNFVTVVPAGITEIARKQTEGYAYIKP, encoded by the coding sequence GTGAAAAAGATTAAAGTCCTTTTCCATGTTAATGAATCTGATAAATGGCAAAGAGCACTCGTCAATATCACCAACTTTTTGAATGATGTTGGGCAAGGAGGTGCTGACATCGAAGTAGTGGCCAACGGTGAGGCGGTTTCTGTTTTCAGGACCAGGTGCCTGCTGACCGGGGTTGGCGGTGAGTGCTGCGGAACAGCTAGCGGATCGCTGGTTGACCAGATGAAGAACTTGTCGGAGATGGGAGTAAGCTTTGTAGCGTGTCGGAACGCCCTCAAAGCTCAGTCTATCGACGAAGAGAACCTCCCTAACTTTGTGACAGTTGTACCGGCTGGTATAACAGAAATTGCCAGAAAACAAACTGAAGGGTATGCTTACATCAAGCCCTGA
- a CDS encoding TatD family hydrolase: MEGIVDSHTHVSLLPYEGLENMALAGVKKIIGCSIFFGAKHAETLFDHFHQMLTLSMKNAAENGIRLFVAVGIHPMGTPVDWPRVIDALPDYLKMSNVIGLGEIGLHEGRQREQDVLREQLKVAKEYGVPVIIHTPPQDRMEITNRTIEIAAAVGMEPGKVIIDHADLDIIDLIEDFGAIPGLTIRQKGLTPHLLLEHLERFQRGVLNSDYSNLKPNDPLSVPKAVRYLELNGAPPETITRIARYNAEELFGI, translated from the coding sequence ATGGAAGGAATTGTAGATTCTCATACACATGTTTCGTTGCTTCCGTACGAAGGGCTGGAAAACATGGCCCTGGCCGGGGTGAAGAAGATTATCGGCTGTTCTATATTTTTCGGGGCCAAACATGCGGAAACACTCTTTGATCATTTCCACCAAATGTTAACCCTTTCGATGAAGAATGCTGCCGAAAATGGCATCAGGCTTTTCGTCGCTGTCGGCATTCACCCCATGGGGACGCCGGTAGACTGGCCCAGGGTGATCGACGCCCTTCCAGATTATCTGAAGATGAGTAATGTCATTGGCTTAGGAGAAATCGGCCTGCATGAGGGGAGACAACGTGAACAGGACGTCCTCAGGGAGCAATTGAAAGTGGCCAAGGAATACGGGGTGCCGGTAATCATTCATACCCCGCCACAGGATAGGATGGAAATAACCAATAGGACGATTGAAATTGCCGCCGCCGTTGGGATGGAACCCGGAAAGGTGATCATCGACCACGCTGATTTGGACATTATTGACCTAATCGAGGACTTCGGGGCCATTCCCGGCCTCACCATTCGCCAGAAAGGGCTTACTCCCCATCTATTGCTGGAGCACCTGGAACGTTTCCAGCGAGGTGTTCTGAACAGCGACTACAGCAATCTCAAGCCCAACGATCCCCTGAGCGTTCCAAAGGCTGTGCGGTATCTGGAGCTGAACGGGGCTCCTCCGGAAACCATTACCCGAATTGCCAGGTACAATGCTGAAGAATTGTTCGGTATTTAG
- a CDS encoding DUF2250 domain-containing protein: MGTKNDQEELLELKILAYLKKLGPEYAKLLAIRLGLSLEESTERLQRLVAKGLIKRVEGRIVKYYHRRRKSVKHRNHTYYYLRRKGELLLREGRRKMDIHIDIEYPDR; encoded by the coding sequence GTGGGCACCAAAAATGACCAGGAGGAACTTCTTGAGTTAAAAATCCTTGCCTACCTCAAAAAGCTGGGACCGGAATATGCAAAACTTCTGGCGATACGGCTGGGCTTATCCCTGGAAGAAAGCACAGAGCGACTTCAGAGGTTGGTAGCCAAGGGATTAATTAAGCGAGTGGAAGGAAGGATAGTTAAGTATTACCACCGCCGGAGGAAAAGCGTTAAGCACCGGAATCATACCTATTATTACCTGAGAAGAAAAGGAGAACTCCTATTAAGAGAGGGCCGGAGGAAAATGGATATTCATATTGATATCGAGTACCCTGACAGGTAA